The genomic stretch AAACACTAGcttccttaccaagtgaaacagtttAAAATCCAAGAAATCGGGAGAATATTAGTACTGTCAcgatgaaaaagaaaaaggtcGCTAAAAAGGAAAAAGTTATACCACATGGAAAGCTAACTGAAGAGGAAATTAAAAAGGAgactaaaccggtgattaagttgccctatcCTCAGAGAGTGATAAAGAAGGAACCAAGCGAGTAGACTttgagaaattcatgacaatgtttaaaaaggtagagggtcatatgtctttgtttgaagcactcgaGATAATGCCAatgtacaagaaattcatggaagaggtaatggACGAAAAGAAACCAACAGTAGAAGAACTGGTAGCTTGGAAGGAAAAGTATAGTGCAAATTCATTGGAGcagaaaattccaaacaaacaTAAGGATCCTGGAACGATAACAGTACCGTACACAATTAAAGGAAGAACCTTCAAAATGGcac from Lathyrus oleraceus cultivar Zhongwan6 chromosome 7, CAAS_Psat_ZW6_1.0, whole genome shotgun sequence encodes the following:
- the LOC127102431 gene encoding uncharacterized protein LOC127102431 encodes the protein MPMYKKFMEEVMDEKKPTVEELVAWKEKYSANSLEQKIPNKHKDPGTITVPYTIKGRTFKMALIDSGASLSLMPLLIYHRLGIKNVSDTKTNLKFADHSRKDAYGIAEDVLVLGIIVGWGNDQ